The following coding sequences lie in one Populus nigra chromosome 15, ddPopNigr1.1, whole genome shotgun sequence genomic window:
- the LOC133674950 gene encoding bifunctional purple acid phosphatase 26-like, translating into MPKVVETQMLLQVLILVFFFLSASVKNGNAGISSTFIRSEWPSNDIPLDHEVFAVPKGHNAPQQVHITQGDYNGKAVIISWVTPDEPGTSKVQYGVSKKNYDFTAEGAVRNYTFYNYTSGYIHQCLVDGLEYGTKYYYKIGNGDSYREFWFQTPPKINPDTPYKFGIIGDLGQTYNSLSTLEHYMQSGAQAVLFVGDLAYADRYMYNDVGIRWDTWGRFVERSAAYQPWMWSVGNHEIEYMPYLGEVIPFKSYLNRYPTPHLASKSSSPLWYAIRRASAHIIVLSSYSPFVKYTPQWEWLQEELERVDREKTPWLIVLMHVPIYNSNEAHFMEGESMRAVFEEWFVHYKVDVIFAGHVHAYERSYRISNIHYNVSGGDCYPAADESAPVYITVGDGGNQEGLAERFRDPQPDYSAFREASYGHSTLEIKNRTHALYHWNRNDDGKKVPTDAFVLHNQYWGSNLRRRKLKKHHLRTVVGRVSSF; encoded by the exons ATGCCAAAGGTTGTCGAGACGCAGATGTTGCTTCAAGTACTTATACTGGTGTTCTTCTTCCTCTCGGCCTCTGTCAAAAATGGAAATGCAGGGATATCGAGTACTTTCATCCGGTCAGAGTGGCCATCTAATGACATACCTCTTGACCATGAAGTATTTGCAGTTCCAAAGGGTCATAATGCTCCACAACAA GTGCACATAACCCAAGGTGATTACAATGGAAAGGCTGTAATTATCTCGTGGGTGACACCTGATGAACCAGGCACCAGCAAAGTGCAATATGGTGTGTCAAAGAAGAACTATGATTTTACTGCAGAGGGGGCAGTGAGAAATTATACATTTTACAATTATACGTCTGGCTACATTCATCAGTGCCTTGTTGATGGCCTTGAG TATGGCACCAAGTACTATTACAAGATTGGCAATGGAGATTCTTATCGAGAGTTCTGGTTTCAAACACCTCCGAAGATCAATCCAGATACTCCTTACAAGTTTGGAATTATTG GTGACCTGGGCCAGACATATAACTCCCTCTCGACGCTTGAGCATTACATGCAGAGTGGAGCTCAAGCTGTCTTATTTGTTGGAGATCTTGCTTACGCTGATAGATACATGTACAATGATGTTGGTATACGGTGGGATACCTGGGGTCGTTTCGTTGAGAGAAGTGCAGCATATCAGCCATGGATGTGGTCTGTTGGAAATCATGAAATAGAATACATGCCTTACTTG GGAGAAGTTATTCCTTTCAAATCTTATCTTAACCGATACCCAACCCCTCATTTGGCCTCCAAAAGCAGCAGTCCTCTCTGGTATGCCATCAGGCGTGCATCTGCTCATATAATTGTGCTGTCCAGCTATTCGCCTTTTG TGAAATATACCCCTCAGTGGGAATGGCTCCAAGAAGAACTTGAAAGGGTTGACAGGGAGAAGACACCTTGGCTCATTGTTCTCATGCACGTCCCAATCTACAACAGTAATGAAGCACACTTCATGGAAGGTGAAAGTATGCGGGCAGTCTTTGAGGAGTGGTTTGTTCATTACAAAGTTGATGTGATCTTTGCTGGCCATGTCCATGCTTATGAAAGATCA TATCGAATCTCAAACATACACTACAATGTATCTGGTGGTGACTGCTACCCAGCAGCTGACGAATCTGCCCCTGTCTACATCACTGTTGGAGATGGAGGAAATCAAGAAGGTCTTGCCGAAAG GTTTAGAGATCCACAACCAGATTACTCTGCTTTCAGAGAAGCCAGTTATGGACACTCTACATTGGAGATAAAGAACAGGACACACGCACTCTACCATTGGAACCGTAATGATGATGGGAAAAAAGTGCCAACTGATGCATTTGTTTTGCACAATCAGTACTG GGGAAGCAATCTGAGAAGGAGAAAATTGAAGAAGCATCATTTGAGGACTGTTGTTGGTCGGGTTTCAAGTTTCTGA